In one window of Clarias gariepinus isolate MV-2021 ecotype Netherlands chromosome 10, CGAR_prim_01v2, whole genome shotgun sequence DNA:
- the p2ry4 gene encoding P2Y purinoceptor 4, translated as MHPSLKMSTTRSVVINISSPFPGFVSSDSEDGNTSCRFDEEFKYILLPVSYTIVCVLGLLLNSVALWMFLTKMRPWNASTVYMFHLALSDMLYVLSLPTLIYYYANRNNWPFGEALCKIVRFLFYANLYCSILFLTCISVHRYLGICHPIRSLQLAKPRNAQLVCGLVWAAVTVCLIPNLIFVTTSQRDNDTLCHDTSKPSDFENYVHYSTAVMTLLFGVPFIIIMVCYCLMARALCRPRQISANKKSKSRRKSIKLIIVVLVVFAVSFVPFHITRTLYYTYRVLDADCWILNIVNLAYKITRPLACSNSCLDPILYFLAGDHYRSRLLRTFAKKRGADNVKAPPEKKYGLAMVCKSPAVQASSDSSS; from the coding sequence atgcacccatcactcaaGATGAGCACGACACGTTCCGTCGTAATAAACATTTCCAGCCCTTTCCCTGGATTTGTATCATCAGATTCAGAGGATGGCAACACTAGCTGCCGCTTTGATGAAGAGTTTAAATACATCCTGCTGCCTGTATCATATACAATCGTGTGTGTGCTGGGTCTGTTGCTCAACTCCGTAGCCCTATGGATGTTCCTGACTAAGATGCGTCCCTGGAACGCAAGCACGGTGTATATGTTCCATTTGGCACTCTCAGACATGCTCTACGTGCTGTCTCTTCCAACGCTCATTTACTATTATGCCAACCGCAACAACTGGCCCTTTGGTGAAGCCCTGTGCAAAATAGTGCGCTTCCTGTTCTATGCCAATCTGTACTGCAGCATCCTCTTCCTCACATGTATCAGTGTGCACCGCTACCTGGGCATCTGCCACCCAATTCGCTCGCTACAACTGGCCAAGCCGCGCAACGCGCAGTTGGTTTGTGGTCTAGTGTGGGCAGCTGTGACTGTGTGCTTGATTCCCAACCTTATATTTGTCACCACTTCACAGCGAGATAATGATACGTTGTGTCATGACACAAGTAAGCCTTCTGATTTTGAAAATTATGTCCACTACAGCACAGCAGTGATGACACTGCTCTTTGGTGTCCCATTCATTATCATCATGGTGTGTTATTGCCTGATGGCACGGGCGCTCTGTCGCCCCAGACAGATTTCTGCCAATAAGAAGAGCAAGTCGAGGCGGAAGTCCATTAAACTCATCATTGTAGTGTTGGTTGTGTTTGCTGTAAGCTTTGTCCCTTTCCACATCACACGGACACTCTACTATACATACCGTGTTTTGGATGCAGACTGCTGGATCCTCAACATTGTCAACCTCGCATACAAAATCACTCGGCCACTGGCCTGCTCCAACAGCTGCCTGGACCCAATCCTCTACTTCCTGGCAGGGGATCATTATCGCTCCAGACTTTTGCGAACATTTGCCAAGAAGCGTGGGGCTGACAACGTGAAGGCCccaccagaaaaaaaatatggactTGCTATGGTTTGCAAAAGCCCAGCTGTGCAAGCAAGTAGTGATTCTTCAAGCTAG